From a region of the Paenibacillus sp. FSL R10-2734 genome:
- a CDS encoding CpaF family protein: MNEEMFRALRSDIRAGLDVTSAVENRELTSYIERTVLESGSLRYLTAQEKHELVKRLFDSFRGLDVLQPLVDNPAITEIMINSHTDIFIEEEGQIRRLPLEFESSSRLEDIIQTVVSGVNRVVNDSSPIVDARLKDGSRVNIVLPPVSLKGPAMTIRKFPETPMTMDELVGREALSQEAAELLQILVAAKYNIFISGGTGSGKTTFLNALSQFIPSHERVITIEDSAELQIVTVPNLVSLETRNANTEGRGEISIRELIRSSLRMRPNRIVVGEVRGAECLDMLQAMNTGHDGSLSSGHSNSAHDMVSRLETMVLSAADLPVTVVRQQISSAIDIFVHLSRLRDRSRRVMEISEVASLKDGEVVLNPLYEFQESGEREGRVQGGLVSCGNPLMHTAKLRMAGVTSYPLSQHGF; encoded by the coding sequence ATGAATGAGGAGATGTTCAGGGCGCTTCGGAGCGATATTCGTGCAGGACTTGACGTAACTTCTGCCGTAGAGAACCGTGAACTCACCAGTTATATTGAACGGACGGTTCTAGAAAGTGGAAGTCTCCGTTATTTAACAGCACAGGAGAAGCATGAGCTTGTGAAGAGATTATTCGACTCCTTCCGAGGATTGGATGTGCTTCAGCCATTAGTGGATAATCCGGCGATCACGGAGATTATGATCAACAGTCATACTGATATTTTTATAGAAGAGGAAGGTCAGATTCGTCGTCTTCCTTTGGAATTTGAATCCAGCAGCAGACTGGAGGATATTATCCAAACCGTGGTCTCCGGTGTTAACAGGGTAGTGAATGATTCCTCTCCTATCGTTGATGCTCGGCTGAAGGATGGATCCCGAGTAAATATTGTACTTCCACCAGTCTCGCTGAAAGGGCCAGCGATGACCATTCGTAAATTCCCAGAGACACCAATGACGATGGATGAATTAGTAGGGCGTGAAGCCTTAAGTCAGGAAGCAGCAGAGCTACTGCAAATTTTAGTAGCTGCTAAATACAACATTTTTATTAGCGGTGGAACCGGCTCGGGAAAGACCACTTTTCTAAATGCGTTATCTCAGTTTATCCCCTCACATGAGAGGGTCATTACGATAGAAGATTCCGCTGAGCTACAGATTGTAACGGTGCCAAATCTTGTTTCACTAGAGACTAGGAATGCCAATACAGAAGGTAGAGGGGAGATTTCCATTCGAGAGTTGATTCGTTCTTCGCTGCGGATGAGACCTAATCGAATTGTTGTAGGTGAGGTACGGGGAGCGGAATGTCTTGATATGCTGCAGGCGATGAACACTGGCCACGATGGTTCACTATCATCGGGTCACTCAAATAGCGCGCACGATATGGTTAGTCGACTGGAGACGATGGTGTTAAGTGCTGCGGATCTGCCGGTAACGGTTGTTCGTCAGCAAATCTCATCGGCGATTGATATTTTCGTACACTTGTCCAGGCTGCGTGATCGATCTAGGCGAGTGATGGAAATTAGTGAGGTTGCGAGTCTAAAAGATGGAGAAGTAGTCTTGAATCCTCTATATGAATTTCAAGAGTCCGGTGAGCGAGAGGGAAGGGTACAAGGGGGGCTGGTTTCTTGTGGAAACCCGCTAATGCATACCGCAAAGCTTAGAATGGCAGGTGTAACCTCCTACCCGTTATCACAGCATGGATTCTGA
- a CDS encoding DUF6526 family protein, translating to MNKGKPKGFMRFDWPYHFVTMPLALILFVWSAIYAVQEIRDDGALTAPLLLFGLSLCLLFAITRIRIYATKNQDRIVRVEEQFRYFRLTGEALSPELELAQIIALRYAGDDEFPALCQRAVKEKLKPADIRSAIKNWREDKMRV from the coding sequence ATGAATAAAGGAAAGCCTAAAGGATTTATGCGTTTCGATTGGCCTTATCATTTTGTAACAATGCCGCTTGCACTAATCTTGTTTGTATGGTCGGCGATTTATGCTGTTCAAGAGATACGTGATGATGGTGCTTTAACGGCGCCATTGCTGTTATTCGGCTTGTCCTTATGCCTACTATTTGCGATTACAAGAATTCGTATATATGCGACAAAAAATCAGGACCGTATAGTGAGAGTGGAAGAACAGTTCCGGTATTTCCGTCTGACGGGTGAGGCTTTGAGCCCAGAGCTTGAATTAGCTCAAATTATAGCACTGCGTTATGCAGGGGACGATGAGTTTCCAGCACTGTGTCAGCGGGCAGTGAAGGAGAAGCTCAAGCCTGCCGATATTCGGTCTGCCATTAAGAACTGGCGTGAAGATAAGATGAGAGTATAG
- a CDS encoding thiol-disulfide oxidoreductase DCC family protein, translating to MDEELNIMQNKSIVLIDGVCHLCQGLIRFIIPRDPKAKFLFAPLQSEIAAKLMHEAGLPTGQLNTVVLLENGVCYTESAAVLRIARRLRFPWPVTYVFIVVPRPIRNALYRYVAKNRYRWFGRDEQCLLPTPEIKQRFL from the coding sequence ATGGACGAGGAGCTGAACATTATGCAAAATAAATCCATTGTGTTAATTGATGGGGTGTGTCATCTTTGCCAGGGGTTGATTCGTTTCATCATCCCGCGTGATCCCAAGGCCAAATTTCTATTCGCGCCTTTACAAAGTGAAATTGCCGCTAAGCTAATGCATGAGGCTGGACTTCCGACTGGACAATTGAACACGGTTGTATTGCTGGAGAACGGTGTGTGTTATACAGAGTCAGCCGCAGTACTGCGCATTGCGCGTAGACTGAGATTTCCTTGGCCTGTAACGTATGTGTTCATCGTAGTGCCGCGACCAATCCGTAATGCCCTGTACCGGTATGTAGCTAAGAATCGTTACCGTTGGTTTGGACGTGATGAGCAGTGCTTACTTCCAACACCAGAGATTAAACAACGATTTTTGTGA
- a CDS encoding glutathione peroxidase — MGIYDFEVNTLRGAEESLSKYKGKVLLVVNTASKCGFTPQYKGLQEVYEKFKDRGFEVLGFPSNQFAGQEPGNSDEISEYCEINYGVTFPMFEKIDVKGDEAHPLFKYLSKEAPGVLGSKSVKWNFTKFLVDQEGRVLKRFAPKTTPQQIESYISKLLK; from the coding sequence ATGGGTATTTATGATTTTGAAGTCAACACTCTTCGGGGTGCAGAGGAATCATTATCCAAGTACAAAGGCAAAGTGCTCCTTGTTGTGAATACAGCTAGCAAATGTGGATTTACTCCCCAGTATAAAGGGCTTCAGGAAGTATACGAGAAATTTAAAGATCGCGGATTCGAAGTGCTTGGCTTCCCAAGCAATCAGTTTGCAGGGCAAGAGCCTGGCAATAGTGATGAAATTTCAGAATACTGCGAGATTAATTATGGAGTAACATTCCCGATGTTCGAAAAGATTGATGTAAAAGGCGATGAAGCTCATCCACTATTCAAATATTTATCCAAGGAAGCACCGGGTGTCTTAGGCTCAAAAAGCGTAAAATGGAACTTCACCAAATTCCTGGTTGACCAAGAAGGACGTGTTCTTAAACGGTTCGCTCCTAAAACTACTCCTCAGCAGATCGAATCCTATATCTCCAAGCTTTTGAAATAA